The Candidatus Hydrogenedentota bacterium genome includes a window with the following:
- a CDS encoding ABC transporter ATP-binding protein produces the protein MLETSPGISVFSSTCGLGRVIVDFVHIWYTTTYSILYIVFDMDAIETRNLTKTYKAQIGRRSTPSLVELNLTVRENEVFGFLGRNGAGKTTTIKLLCGLIRPTRGEARIFGEDSKRKESRRQIGYLPENPYFYEYLTPRETLDFYGKLHGLNAAARAAEWKKLSELLDLGSIADQRVRGFSKGMRQRLGFAVALVGDPQLLVLDEPMSGLDPLGRRSIRELILRMRDEKKTIFFSSHVLGDVEQICDRVGILVKGRLTRHGQIDELLTEKVMMVEIIAARLNDAALAAIAPMAASSRTSEAGHHFVITDLATANRAVKEIHNHGGDLVDFAAVKESLEDYFMRVQEAKP, from the coding sequence ATGCTGGAAACATCGCCGGGGATATCGGTGTTCTCAAGCACGTGCGGTTTAGGGAGGGTAATTGTCGATTTCGTCCATATATGGTATACAACAACGTATAGCATCCTGTATATTGTGTTCGACATGGACGCGATTGAGACCAGAAACCTTACCAAGACCTACAAGGCCCAAATCGGGCGACGGTCCACGCCGTCGCTCGTCGAACTCAACCTGACCGTCCGCGAAAATGAAGTCTTCGGCTTTCTGGGCCGGAACGGCGCGGGCAAGACCACCACGATCAAGCTCTTGTGCGGGCTCATTCGCCCAACCCGGGGCGAGGCCCGCATCTTCGGCGAGGACTCGAAGCGCAAGGAATCGCGCCGTCAAATTGGCTACCTGCCGGAGAACCCCTATTTCTACGAGTACCTCACCCCGCGCGAAACCCTGGACTTCTACGGCAAGCTGCATGGGTTGAATGCCGCCGCGCGCGCGGCGGAATGGAAGAAGCTGTCGGAACTGCTCGACTTGGGTTCCATCGCGGACCAGCGCGTTCGTGGTTTCTCGAAGGGAATGCGGCAACGTCTGGGCTTTGCGGTCGCGCTCGTCGGCGATCCGCAACTGCTCGTGCTCGATGAACCGATGAGCGGACTCGACCCCCTCGGGCGCCGATCGATTCGCGAACTGATCTTGCGGATGCGCGACGAGAAGAAGACCATCTTTTTTTCGTCCCACGTGCTTGGCGACGTGGAACAAATCTGCGATCGCGTCGGCATTCTAGTGAAGGGTAGGCTGACGCGGCACGGCCAGATCGACGAATTGCTTACCGAGAAAGTAATGATGGTCGAGATCATCGCCGCGCGCCTGAACGACGCGGCGTTGGCTGCCATCGCACCCATGGCGGCATCGTCGAGGACCTCCGAGGCCGGCCACCATTTCGTCATAACCGATCTTGCCACGGCGAATCGTGCCGTCAAGGAAATTCACAATCACGGCGGCGACCTCGTTGACTTCGCCGCGGTGAAGGAATCGCTCGAGGACTATTTCATGCGCGTGCAGGAGGCGAAGCCATGA
- a CDS encoding cobalamin B12-binding domain-containing protein: MSEIIERIALCLERGKVNRESPYPPDLRGQDGADELTKRALDDGVSAETVLAEGLIVGMTRVGRKYSDGKAFVPDLLMAAKAMKAAMAHLKPYFDSGQTHHRGTFVIGTVEGDLHDIGKNLVAMMLEGGGYKVIDLGVNVTADKFVEAVRDNPGCSVGLSALLTTTMVNMEKIIKAVHGVSPSTPILVGGAPVTDDFARRIRATAYAPDPQGALDYLSAAAT, translated from the coding sequence ATGAGCGAAATCATCGAACGCATTGCACTGTGTCTGGAACGGGGGAAAGTCAACCGCGAATCGCCGTATCCGCCGGACTTGAGGGGCCAGGACGGCGCAGATGAATTGACCAAGCGCGCGTTGGACGACGGGGTGTCCGCGGAAACCGTGCTCGCGGAGGGTCTCATCGTCGGGATGACGCGCGTGGGTCGAAAGTACAGCGACGGCAAAGCTTTCGTGCCGGACCTGCTCATGGCGGCGAAGGCAATGAAGGCGGCGATGGCGCACCTCAAGCCGTACTTCGATTCCGGCCAGACGCATCACCGCGGCACCTTCGTGATCGGCACCGTCGAAGGCGACCTGCACGACATTGGCAAAAACCTCGTCGCCATGATGCTCGAAGGCGGCGGGTACAAAGTCATCGATTTGGGCGTGAACGTTACCGCGGACAAATTCGTCGAGGCGGTGCGCGACAACCCCGGCTGCAGCGTCGGGCTCAGTGCGCTCCTCACGACGACCATGGTCAACATGGAGAAAATCATCAAGGCAGTCCATGGGGTCAGCCCGAGCACTCCCATTCTCGTCGGCGGCGCGCCGGTAACGGACGACTTCGCGCGGCGCATTCGCGCGACGGCCTACGCACCCGACCCGCAGGGCGCGCTCGACTACCTCAGCGCCGCGGCGACGTAG
- the argJ gene encoding bifunctional glutamate N-acetyltransferase/amino-acid acetyltransferase ArgJ: MTKVSGGVCAPKGYRASGVAARIKPSSTRKDCALIVSDAPATVAGMFTKNLLKSPPVVWNAAACLAGKARAVFINSGNANAATGERGAMDVCTTAGMVADGLRIETNEVCICSTGVIGVPLPMDRIRSGVTDCLKTLGPSGSADAAHAIMTTDTVPKELAIEVTLQAGTIRFGAIAKGSGMIAPDMATMICVITCDAEIAAPALDKALRAAVNASFNCITIDNDMSTSDTVLCFANGASGVRVVDSTPDFITFTNALKALCVEMAKLLVRDGEGATKFVEIAVEGAQNDEDARTIARAVANSMLVKTAFFGQDPNWGRIACAAGYAGVDFDPAELALWLDNVQLVSNGAATEYREEDAAAVMKQAEFRVRIRVGAGSGAAVFWTSDLSHDYVSINADYRS, encoded by the coding sequence ATGACGAAAGTCTCCGGTGGCGTGTGCGCGCCGAAGGGATATCGCGCATCCGGCGTCGCGGCGCGCATCAAACCGTCCTCGACGAGAAAGGACTGCGCGCTGATCGTGAGCGACGCCCCCGCGACGGTCGCGGGGATGTTCACAAAGAACCTCTTGAAATCGCCTCCGGTGGTGTGGAACGCGGCGGCGTGTCTCGCGGGCAAAGCGCGGGCGGTGTTCATCAACAGCGGCAACGCAAACGCGGCCACGGGCGAACGCGGGGCGATGGACGTGTGCACGACGGCGGGCATGGTCGCCGACGGGCTGCGCATCGAAACGAACGAGGTGTGCATTTGCAGCACTGGGGTCATCGGTGTGCCGTTGCCGATGGATCGCATTCGATCAGGCGTCACGGACTGTCTGAAGACGCTAGGCCCATCGGGCAGCGCGGACGCGGCGCACGCAATTATGACCACCGACACCGTGCCTAAAGAACTGGCGATTGAGGTCACGTTGCAGGCGGGCACGATCCGATTTGGCGCAATTGCAAAGGGTTCGGGGATGATCGCGCCGGACATGGCGACGATGATCTGTGTCATTACGTGCGACGCAGAAATCGCGGCGCCGGCGCTTGATAAGGCGCTGCGTGCGGCGGTGAATGCGTCTTTCAATTGCATCACGATCGACAACGACATGAGCACGAGCGATACGGTGTTGTGCTTCGCGAACGGCGCGTCGGGCGTCCGCGTGGTCGACAGTACGCCCGACTTCATTACGTTCACGAACGCGCTGAAAGCACTGTGCGTCGAAATGGCGAAGCTGTTAGTGCGCGACGGCGAGGGCGCGACCAAGTTTGTCGAGATTGCCGTCGAAGGCGCACAGAATGACGAGGACGCCAGGACGATCGCGCGCGCGGTTGCCAATTCGATGCTGGTGAAGACCGCTTTTTTTGGACAGGACCCGAATTGGGGGCGCATTGCGTGCGCGGCGGGATACGCCGGCGTGGATTTCGATCCGGCGGAACTCGCGCTGTGGCTGGACAACGTGCAACTCGTGAGTAACGGCGCGGCGACGGAGTACCGCGAGGAGGACGCCGCCGCCGTGATGAAGCAGGCCGAGTTTCGCGTGCGCATTCGCGTGGGCGCAGGGAGCGGCGCGGCGGTGTTCTGGACCAGCGATCTCAGCCACGACTACGTTTCCATCAACGCCGACTATCGATCATAG
- a CDS encoding ABC transporter permease, translating to MRIFAVAHNTFREAVRDKVLYVLVFFALATLLGSKALGWISIGQEIKIVKDFSLASVSVFGVLIAIFVGTSLVYKEIDKRTIYTIICRPMARYEFVLGKYFGMAALLGVVTALMGAAGAGYTALLGGAIDATYFYAVLLSYWELLMVTAFATLFSSLTSPILGAIIVFCIYVVGHATTILIDLPAHFDGTNAKRVLEIVYYIVPNFSNFNIRAEAANNVAVSFEYVAWAMAYGTVYTAMLLALAALAFEDKDV from the coding sequence ATGAGGATTTTCGCCGTCGCGCACAACACCTTCCGCGAAGCCGTGCGCGACAAGGTCCTGTACGTACTCGTGTTCTTTGCGCTGGCGACGCTGCTCGGATCGAAAGCGCTCGGCTGGATCAGCATCGGGCAGGAAATCAAGATCGTCAAAGACTTCTCGCTTGCGTCCGTGTCGGTGTTTGGCGTGTTAATCGCCATATTCGTCGGCACCAGCCTGGTCTACAAGGAAATCGACAAGCGCACCATCTACACAATTATTTGCCGTCCGATGGCGCGCTACGAATTTGTGCTCGGCAAGTACTTCGGCATGGCCGCGCTGCTCGGCGTCGTGACGGCGCTGATGGGCGCGGCCGGCGCGGGCTACACTGCGCTGCTCGGCGGCGCGATCGACGCCACGTACTTCTACGCAGTGTTGCTGTCGTATTGGGAACTGCTCATGGTCACGGCGTTCGCCACGTTGTTCTCGTCGCTCACGTCGCCTATCCTCGGCGCTATCATCGTGTTCTGCATATATGTCGTCGGGCACGCGACCACAATTCTCATCGATCTCCCCGCGCACTTCGACGGGACCAACGCGAAGCGAGTCCTCGAGATCGTCTACTACATCGTGCCGAACTTCTCAAACTTCAACATTCGCGCCGAGGCCGCGAACAACGTCGCCGTGTCGTTCGAGTACGTCGCGTGGGCGATGGCTTACGGCACGGTATATACCGCGATGCTGCTGGCGCTCGCAGCGCTCGCCTTCGAGGACAAGGACGTGTAG
- the argC gene encoding N-acetyl-gamma-glutamyl-phosphate reductase, which produces MVRIGVVGTGYGAREMMRLAAVHPSVELVAVASTSAAGKRLSDVLPAFRKVHDLAIEGFDAKALAKRCDAVIIGVPSGQSIPIVAALRAEGVRVLDLGGDFRLKELSLFKKFYREEHSAPHLLADAVYGLAPVYRSELRTAQLVCVPGCYPISAILPLRPILDHVQAAVPVVIDSISGISGAGRTPSEGYHFPEMNENLKAYKLAVHQHIPEIEQELGNRAMVQFTPHVAPLTRGILTTITFRGNGDVDPAAAYACYADEPYVRVLPEGQLPEVKYVRGTNFCDIGWVKDARTGNLIVVSAIDNLMGGTSGMAIQCLNIMFGLDERTGLNFAGIAP; this is translated from the coding sequence GTGGTACGAATTGGCGTAGTCGGAACGGGTTATGGCGCGCGCGAAATGATGCGTCTGGCGGCGGTGCACCCGTCTGTCGAACTGGTTGCCGTGGCGTCCACGAGTGCAGCCGGGAAGCGGCTTAGCGACGTGCTGCCGGCTTTCCGCAAGGTCCACGATCTCGCGATCGAAGGGTTTGACGCGAAGGCGCTGGCGAAGAGGTGCGACGCCGTGATCATCGGTGTGCCAAGCGGGCAGTCAATCCCGATCGTCGCGGCGCTGCGCGCGGAAGGTGTGCGCGTGCTCGATCTTGGCGGCGACTTTCGACTCAAAGAACTGTCGTTGTTCAAGAAGTTTTACAGGGAGGAGCACAGCGCGCCGCACTTGCTGGCGGACGCGGTGTACGGTCTCGCCCCGGTTTATCGTAGTGAACTGCGGACTGCGCAACTCGTCTGCGTACCGGGTTGTTATCCCATCAGCGCGATTCTGCCGCTGCGCCCAATCCTCGATCACGTGCAAGCGGCGGTGCCCGTTGTGATCGACAGCATCAGCGGAATCTCCGGTGCGGGGCGCACGCCGAGCGAAGGCTATCATTTTCCGGAGATGAACGAGAACCTCAAGGCGTACAAGCTTGCGGTGCACCAGCACATCCCCGAGATCGAACAGGAACTGGGCAACCGGGCGATGGTGCAGTTCACGCCGCACGTGGCCCCGCTCACGCGCGGTATTCTAACGACGATCACCTTTCGCGGGAATGGCGACGTCGATCCGGCGGCGGCGTACGCATGCTACGCCGACGAGCCGTACGTGCGCGTGCTGCCGGAGGGACAGTTGCCGGAAGTGAAATATGTGCGCGGCACGAATTTCTGCGATATCGGTTGGGTCAAGGATGCGCGCACGGGCAACCTGATCGTCGTGAGCGCAATCGACAACCTCATGGGTGGCACGTCGGGCATGGCGATTCAGTGCTTGAACATCATGTTCGGGCTCGATGAACGCACCGGCCTCAACTTCGCGGGTATCGCCCCATGA
- the argB gene encoding acetylglutamate kinase, translated as MASFNQYEQFIHKAATLVEALPYIREFEGKTVVIKYGGAAMENARLRESTTEDIVLMKYVGMNPVVVHGGGPEINRTLQRLGVEAKFHNGLRVTDDETVKVVEMVLAGSLNKEIVTLVSRAGGNPIGICGKDGNLLHARKLTAEDGADLGFVGEITGVHFKIISVLCDAGLIPIIAPIATDPQGNTWNVNADTAAGEIAAAIQAEKLVFLTDTPGILRDPKDNASLIHQLNYLEIEDLIEQGVIAGGMIPKVEACLKALDYGVAKTHIIDGRVPHSLLLEIFTDQGMGTLVTH; from the coding sequence ATGGCCTCGTTTAACCAGTACGAACAGTTCATCCACAAGGCGGCGACGCTCGTCGAAGCGCTCCCATACATCCGCGAGTTCGAGGGCAAGACCGTCGTCATCAAGTACGGTGGCGCGGCGATGGAGAACGCGCGCCTGCGCGAAAGCACGACGGAAGACATCGTATTGATGAAATACGTCGGGATGAACCCCGTCGTCGTGCACGGCGGCGGCCCTGAGATCAACCGAACGTTGCAGCGGCTCGGCGTCGAGGCAAAGTTCCACAACGGCCTGCGAGTTACCGACGACGAGACCGTGAAGGTCGTCGAGATGGTCCTTGCCGGCTCACTCAACAAGGAGATTGTCACGTTGGTCAGCCGCGCGGGCGGAAACCCGATCGGTATCTGCGGCAAGGACGGCAACCTGCTGCACGCGCGAAAACTGACGGCGGAAGACGGCGCGGACCTGGGATTCGTCGGCGAGATCACGGGGGTCCACTTCAAGATTATCTCTGTGCTCTGCGATGCGGGCCTCATCCCGATCATTGCGCCCATTGCCACGGATCCCCAAGGCAATACATGGAACGTCAACGCGGACACGGCAGCGGGCGAGATCGCCGCGGCAATTCAAGCCGAGAAGCTGGTCTTCCTCACCGACACGCCCGGAATCCTGCGCGATCCGAAGGACAACGCGTCGCTCATTCATCAATTGAACTATCTGGAGATCGAAGACCTAATCGAGCAGGGCGTAATCGCCGGCGGAATGATTCCGAAAGTGGAAGCGTGCCTCAAGGCGCTGGACTACGGCGTCGCGAAGACCCACATCATCGACGGGCGTGTGCCACACTCGCTGCTACTGGAAATCTTCACCGATCAGGGCATGGGTACATTGGTTACACATTGA
- a CDS encoding uroporphyrinogen decarboxylase family protein — MDGRERILSVIEGGTPDRLPFMPITMMFAAEHAGKRYGDYAKDYRTLVECQLRVAEDYEIDHVSCISDPAREAADFGARIQYFDDQPPAIDEDNALLAEKAALVRLKRPDPLGGGRMHDRVRAAALFKERVRGEKLIEGWVEGPCAQAADLRGINTLMMDFYEDPDFVRDLFAFVIELELEFGRAQIAAGADSIGVGDAAASLIGPRLYEEFVWPYEVQLVKGLRDMGARVRLHICGNTSPIVEGMGRLGCDIVDLDFPVSMAAARDAMGPRQTLLGNIDPVRDLRDGTPESVYAGIAKCHCDAHAPYIVSAGCEVPRGTPPENMRAMLDYARNTKPA, encoded by the coding sequence ATGGACGGGCGCGAGAGGATACTTTCCGTGATCGAAGGCGGCACGCCGGATCGTCTGCCTTTCATGCCGATCACGATGATGTTCGCCGCGGAGCACGCCGGGAAACGGTACGGTGACTACGCGAAGGACTATCGTACCCTGGTCGAATGTCAGCTCCGCGTCGCGGAGGACTACGAGATCGACCACGTCTCCTGCATTTCCGATCCAGCGCGCGAGGCCGCGGATTTCGGCGCACGCATCCAATATTTCGACGATCAACCCCCCGCCATTGACGAAGATAACGCGCTGCTCGCCGAGAAGGCCGCGTTGGTCCGGCTCAAGCGCCCCGATCCGCTCGGCGGCGGACGCATGCACGACCGGGTACGAGCGGCCGCGCTCTTCAAGGAACGTGTCCGCGGCGAGAAGCTGATCGAAGGTTGGGTCGAAGGGCCCTGCGCGCAGGCCGCCGATCTGCGCGGCATTAACACGCTCATGATGGATTTCTATGAGGACCCGGACTTCGTCCGCGATCTTTTCGCCTTTGTCATCGAGTTGGAACTTGAGTTCGGGCGCGCGCAAATCGCGGCCGGCGCAGACTCGATCGGCGTGGGTGACGCAGCGGCCTCGCTCATTGGGCCGCGGTTGTATGAGGAATTCGTGTGGCCGTATGAGGTCCAACTCGTGAAGGGCCTGCGCGACATGGGCGCGCGCGTGCGGCTGCACATTTGCGGCAATACATCCCCGATCGTCGAGGGCATGGGCCGCCTCGGCTGCGACATTGTCGATCTGGACTTTCCCGTATCGATGGCCGCCGCGCGCGACGCAATGGGGCCACGACAAACGCTGCTCGGCAACATCGATCCCGTGCGCGATCTGCGCGACGGCACGCCGGAATCCGTCTACGCCGGAATCGCGAAATGCCACTGCGACGCGCACGCGCCATACATCGTGAGCGCGGGCTGTGAAGTGCCGCGCGGCACGCCGCCCGAGAACATGCGCGCGATGCTCGACTACGCGCGCAACACGAAGCCGGCCTGA
- a CDS encoding FAD:protein FMN transferase: MAAVLSRIYLVALAALQVCFVPAAAGAEASISAPIPQSLPPGYFQTTLSHNAMYAEFQFTIIGKEGGPTERHMAMAAQEAFDAIDRLESRISTWRPGTQASRINYEGAKQPVGVAMDMLNLVERSVDYWKDTDGAFDITVGPLVELWRACKKETRLPTGAELAAAKTLVGSDKLIVLHDDHSVGFKKEGMRLDFGGIAKGLAVDQAADVLRGYGVTCALLDGGSSSMLAMGAPPGQDGWIIQLKHPYNDTTIDEAPIKDEAVSTSGYAHDHFVVDGKKYGHIIDPRTGMPAQGVMYAMVIGPTGTLTEALSKGFFVNGVEWARQYCAKHPTVRAILVPDPAEGSEPKPVRINFTE, translated from the coding sequence ATGGCCGCAGTACTCAGCCGAATCTATTTGGTGGCGCTAGCCGCGCTGCAGGTTTGTTTCGTTCCCGCAGCGGCGGGAGCCGAAGCCTCCATCTCCGCGCCGATTCCGCAGTCTCTTCCCCCCGGGTATTTTCAAACTACACTTTCCCACAACGCGATGTACGCGGAGTTTCAGTTTACGATCATTGGCAAAGAGGGCGGGCCAACCGAACGGCATATGGCGATGGCGGCCCAGGAAGCGTTTGACGCCATCGACCGTCTCGAGAGCCGTATCAGCACGTGGCGTCCCGGCACGCAGGCGTCGCGGATCAACTATGAGGGCGCGAAGCAACCTGTTGGTGTGGCGATGGATATGCTGAACCTCGTCGAACGGTCAGTCGACTACTGGAAGGATACGGACGGCGCGTTCGACATCACCGTCGGTCCGCTCGTTGAGTTGTGGCGGGCGTGCAAAAAGGAGACGCGGCTGCCGACGGGTGCGGAACTGGCCGCTGCGAAAACGTTGGTGGGTTCGGACAAGCTAATCGTGCTGCACGATGACCACAGTGTCGGTTTCAAAAAGGAAGGGATGCGGCTCGATTTCGGAGGTATCGCCAAGGGGTTGGCCGTGGACCAGGCAGCCGACGTGCTGCGGGGCTATGGGGTCACGTGTGCGCTGCTCGACGGCGGGTCGAGCTCGATGCTCGCGATGGGCGCGCCGCCGGGGCAGGACGGGTGGATCATTCAACTGAAGCATCCGTATAATGATACCACGATAGACGAAGCGCCGATAAAGGACGAAGCCGTCTCGACGTCGGGCTACGCGCACGACCATTTTGTGGTTGACGGCAAGAAGTACGGGCACATCATTGACCCGCGCACGGGCATGCCGGCGCAGGGCGTGATGTACGCGATGGTCATCGGGCCGACGGGGACGCTGACCGAAGCGCTGAGCAAAGGCTTCTTCGTCAACGGCGTGGAATGGGCCAGGCAGTACTGCGCGAAACATCCAACGGTAAGGGCGATCCTCGTGCCGGATCCGGCGGAAGGATCGGAACCCAAACCGGTTCGCATCAACTTTACGGAGTGA
- a CDS encoding Gfo/Idh/MocA family oxidoreductase: MQSAGAAAGVMIATGWSPFSYAQNEKIRLALIGTGSQNRVHLEEGIAGNPHIEVVAMSDCLIPSLIGGLKTLIPDPQKDDPDDKKAAIAAKQNAFKPHCYLDYRDMLAKEKDNIDAVLIATPFKTHYDIVMDCLSAGKHVFCEKTMADTVDRCRNIVAKCHETGKFVQVGHQRRYNPEYIHMVRGYADGRAGRVQYIEGQWHRYGDWRRPMPRKKDPQDPTGEKTIEYELTAAEKKLIPDFKKMINWRIYQMYSAGLISELATHHIEVVNWMLGTPPARVMATGGIDFWKDDRDTYDNIVLIFEYDMRRGKSNHIIPSPNASVGQIEPTEMMKPYTVRFTWTGTLQSSLKGEGILFVGDKGTFEMHERGFDASGRGGWFQPETEKIWLDPDTGEQTKDDKIIEWIKQTGQTQKYSKLIEKERIVFKGTELEDDAYVKNPDVLQFEAFAECIRTNTVPRTNQMCGLMASICDIAAHEASEKKEMVTIDPAWYTFDFETPDPFVIS, from the coding sequence ATGCAAAGCGCCGGTGCGGCTGCGGGCGTAATGATTGCGACGGGCTGGTCGCCATTTTCGTACGCGCAAAACGAAAAGATTCGCCTCGCACTCATCGGGACCGGAAGCCAAAACCGCGTCCATCTCGAAGAGGGCATCGCAGGGAACCCTCATATCGAGGTTGTTGCGATGTCGGACTGCCTAATCCCGTCGCTGATCGGCGGGTTGAAGACACTCATACCCGATCCTCAGAAGGACGATCCGGACGACAAGAAAGCCGCGATTGCCGCGAAGCAAAACGCATTCAAACCGCATTGCTATCTCGACTACCGCGATATGCTGGCGAAGGAGAAGGACAACATCGATGCGGTGTTGATAGCGACGCCGTTCAAGACGCACTACGACATCGTGATGGACTGCCTGAGCGCGGGCAAACACGTCTTCTGCGAGAAGACGATGGCGGACACCGTCGATCGCTGCCGCAATATCGTCGCGAAGTGCCACGAGACAGGGAAGTTCGTGCAGGTCGGTCACCAGCGCCGTTACAACCCCGAGTACATCCACATGGTGAGAGGTTACGCCGACGGCCGCGCGGGCCGTGTGCAATACATCGAGGGGCAGTGGCACCGGTATGGCGACTGGCGCCGGCCCATGCCGCGAAAGAAGGATCCTCAGGATCCGACTGGCGAGAAGACCATTGAATACGAATTGACGGCGGCGGAGAAGAAGTTAATCCCGGACTTCAAGAAGATGATCAACTGGCGCATCTACCAGATGTACAGCGCAGGCCTGATCAGTGAATTGGCGACGCACCATATTGAAGTTGTGAACTGGATGCTGGGCACTCCGCCCGCACGCGTCATGGCAACCGGTGGAATCGATTTCTGGAAAGACGACCGCGACACCTACGACAATATCGTACTGATATTCGAGTACGACATGCGGCGCGGAAAGTCCAACCATATCATTCCAAGCCCGAACGCCAGCGTTGGACAAATCGAGCCAACTGAAATGATGAAGCCGTATACGGTCCGCTTCACATGGACGGGTACGCTACAAAGTTCGCTGAAGGGCGAAGGCATTTTGTTCGTCGGCGACAAGGGGACCTTTGAAATGCACGAGCGCGGCTTCGATGCATCAGGTCGAGGGGGCTGGTTCCAGCCGGAAACCGAAAAGATCTGGCTCGATCCGGATACCGGCGAGCAGACAAAAGACGACAAGATTATCGAGTGGATCAAACAAACAGGCCAGACCCAGAAGTACTCGAAGCTCATCGAGAAAGAACGTATCGTATTTAAGGGAACAGAGCTTGAAGACGACGCTTACGTAAAGAACCCGGACGTGCTCCAGTTCGAAGCGTTTGCCGAGTGCATACGCACGAACACGGTGCCGCGCACGAACCAGATGTGCGGGCTGATGGCGTCGATCTGCGATATCGCCGCGCACGAGGCCTCGGAAAAGAAGGAAATGGTGACCATCGACCCGGCGTGGTACACGTTCGACTTCGAGACGCCGGACCCGTTCGTCATCTCGTAA